AGCTGGGCGAGGAGCTGCTCATTCGCATCCCTCCCGAAAGCCTGTATCTGGTAAGCCGCTAGAGGTGTCCGCGTTGCCGTGTGGCGGGTTGCCGTTCGCGGTTAACCGTACGGTATAGCCGCTTGATTATGCGTTTTCTTCGCCTATAATCTCACGGGAGAATAGAGACGAGAAAGGTGAGCCTATGAAGGATAACCATGGGCGCACAATCGATTATCTGCGCGTGTCGCTAACCGACCGCTGCAATCTGCGTTGCATCTACTGCATGCCCGCCGAGGGCATCGCCCAGGTGCCGCATGATGAGATTTTGCGTTACAACGAAATCGTCGAGTTAGTTGAAGCTGCAGCTCAGCTGGGCATCAAGCGCGTGCGCCTTACGGGTGGCGAGCCCCTGGTGCGCAAGGGCGTCGTAGACCTGGTCCGCGACATTTGCGCCATTCCCGGCATCAAGGACGTATCGCTTACCACGAACGGCATCCTCCTTGGCCGCATGGCTGAAGACTTGCGGGCGGCAGGCTTGGGGCGCGTCAACATCTCCCTCGACACGCTCGACGAGGAAACGTATCGTCGCGTTACCCGCGGTGGCAACATCCACCAGGTGCTTGAGGGCATCGATGCCGCGTTGCGTGTGGGATTCAACCCCGTGAAGGTGAACGCCGTTGCCGTGCGCAGCATGAACCAGGATTATTTCGCGTTTGCGCGCATGAGCGTCGATCGCCCGTTGCACATGCGCTTCATCGAGTACATGCCCGTGGGCGATTCGGCGGGTAGCTGCGGGTCTGGTTGGGGCCCCGAAGACGTGGTAAGCGTGGACGAGATCCGCGAGAGCATCAATGCTGCGGCCATTGATGCTGGCATGGAGCCACTGCGTCCCGTGGAGGATTCCAGCAAGCCCGAAGGTGGCGGCCCTGCTCGCTATTGGGAATTCCCCGGCGCAAAGGGCACGGTGGGGTTCATCTCGCCGCTGTCGCGCCATTTCTGCGGCGACTGCAATCGCCTGCGGCTCACGTCTACGGGTGGTATTCGTCCCTGCCTGTTTTCCGACGAGGAATACAATGTGCGCGATGCCGTGCGTTACGGCACGAAGGACGACGTTCGGTCGGTACTCATGCAGGCGCTGGGTGCCAAGCCCGAAGAGCATCACGAAGGCGACCACGCACGCGCCACGGAAAAGAACATGAACGCCATCGGCGGCTAGGCATGAATGCATGCCCTTGTGGGCGATGGTTCGATACGAAGCAATTGCGAATGGAGCAAACAATGGAACTCACTCATATCGATGAGCAGGGTCAGGTACGTATGGTTGACGTAAGCGAAAAGCCCGATACGGTGCGCATTGCCGTAGCCGAGGGTTTCATTTCCATGAAACCCGAAACGCTCGAGCTCATCGTGGAAGGCAAGGCTGCCAAGGGCGACGTGCTTGCGTGCGCACGCGTGGCGGGCATTATGGCTGGCAAGCAGACCAGCTCCATCATTCCCATGTGCCACCCGCTGCTCATTACGAAGTCAAAGGTGGAGTGCACTCCCGTGCGCGCGGGCGAGCGTGCCGATGGTCGCGTGGGCATTCACATCACCTCGACGTTTGGCGTTACCGGCAAGACGGGCATCGAGATGGAGGCCCTTACCGCCGCCAGCGTGGCCTGCCTTACCGTGTACGACATGTGCAAGGCGGTCGACCGCGGCATGGAAATCATGGACGTGCGCCTGCTCAAGAAGGACGGCGGCAAGTCTGGCCTGTGGGAGCGCGCATAGTTTTTCTTCTTGCGAATGTTGCCTCGAATGGCGCGCCCTGGCTGTTCTGTCTGTACGTACGCTGTAGAGATGGGCAGCTGGGGCGCGTAGTGCGTTGCCCTGTGCTACACTAGGCAATTGCGTTTTGTGCATACGCGCACGCAAAGCATCAACGAGTATTCGAAGGGAGTGCTATGTCAGGGCATTCTAAGTGGGCAACCACCAAGCACCGCAAGGCGGCCCAGGACGCCAAGCGTTCGGCGCTGTTCGGTAAACTTTCCCGCAACATCACCGTTGCGGCTAAGGAAGGGGGCGACCCCAACCCCGACAACAACGCATCCCTGGCGGCCGCCATCGAAAAGGCGAAGGGCTATTCCCTTCCCAAGGATAAGATCAAGACCGCTATCGACAAGGCGTTCGGCACCGGCAAGGATGCCGCTTCGTACGAGTCGGTAATCTACGAGGGCTATGGCCCCGCGGGCATCGCCATCTACTGCGAAGCTCTTACCGACAACCGCAACCGTACGGCTGCCGACGTTCGTAGCGCCTTCACGCATGCGGGCGGCAACCTGGGTACCAGCGGCTCCGTTGCGTTCATGTTCGAGCGCAAGGGTCAGATCATGGTTCCGAAGGAAATCGAAGGCGGCAAGAAGGAGGGCATGAAGCCCAACGGTACCGCCGGCGATGAGGAAGAGTTCATGATGACCGTCGACGAAGCCGGCGGCAAGGACTACGAAGACGCCGACGACCAGTGGATCGTCTACACCGCTCCTTCCGACCTCATGGCCGTGAAGAAGGCGCTGGAGGCTGCGGGCGTTGAAACGCAGGGCGCCGAATTCATCATGGAGCCCACCACGCCTACGCAGGTGAGCGCTTCCGACGCCAAGAAGGTCATGCGTCTGGTCGACCGTCTGGAAGAGCTCGAAGACCTCCAGAGCGTGTACCATACCATGGATATCACCGACGAAATCGCCGCTGCCCTGGAAGAGGAATAGCGCTACATTCGTCGCTGCTTGAAGGCACTCACGCGCATAGGTTCGCGTGGGTGCCTTTTTCATTTCAAAAATGTTGAATTCGTAGCTTTCGAATGTAGGGGCGGAAATTGAATCGCCCCAGGTAGATTGCGTTTCCGATGCATTTGTGCCGTGCGGTTATGAATTCGCGTCCGATTTGCAATCCACCTGGATTGCCCCTCCCTGCGCGTGATAAGATAAGGCCACCGAAGCATTACACGCACTATAAACCAACTACAATGCTCAAGGGGTCTGTTCAGGTGTCTAGCCAAGCGCATATCGTCGATTTCGAAACTGCGAAATCCGCATCCCGCGCACGTCGTGGCTACAAATCCTCCGTTGCCGCAAATTCGGGTGCACGCGCCCGCTTCGTTTCGGGCGAAGACTATCGCGCTTCCGCCGAAGAGCGTCTTCAGGCGCGCATGTCGGCGCGTGGCGGCAAGAGTGCATCCCGTTCTGCTCATCGCAGCGCTTCCCGGCGCAGCCAGGAAGCCTCCGAGCCGGCCCAGACCCATCCTAAGCAAAGCGCATTTCAGAAGCATCGTCATGATGCGCGCAAGAAGAAGGCATCGCGTGCCTTCGATCGCTTCGTGCAAGACCAGCCTGCAACGCCAACGGAATCGGGCCCTCGTGCGGCCGTGTACCGTGGCCAGATGGGCTCTACGCATCGCAAGTCGGCGCGCATGCAGAACGAGCGTTCTTCGATGCAGCGAGCCAATTCGGCATCTGCGCGCAAGGCGTCGCATAAGGTGCGCATGGCCGTGGCCGTGCCGCTCACGGTCGTGGCATGCGTAGTTGCCTGTGCCGCATTCCTGTACGCTCCGGCGCGCGATTACTACACGGCCGTTCGCGATCAGGCGAAGATGGAGGCCGAGTACGTCATCGTGACGCAGGAGAACGAAGAGCTCCAGTCCGATGTAGCGAACCTTTCCACCGACGAGGGCATGGAAGATGCCGCGCGGCAGGGCTATGGCATGGTGCGCGAAGGCGAAACGTCCGTGCGCGTATCGGGGCTTTCCTCAGATAGCGCGTCCATCGATGTTTCGAGCCTTACTCCTTCAAGTGATATCAAGGCTCCCGATACCTGGTATTCGGGGGTGCTCGACGTTCTATTCGGCTATTCGGGATAGGAGCAGCATGGGTCGCTATGCAGCTATTGATATCGGCACGGTCACGTGCCGTTTGTTTATCGCGGATGTTGACGAGGGCGGATTGCACGAGCTGGTGCGCCGCTCTTCCATTGTGAATCTGGGCGAGGGCGTTGATGCGACGGGCGTATTGAAGCCCCAGGCCATGGAGCGTGTGCGTGCATGCGTGGCCCAGTACCAGGAGATTATCGAATCGTACGCTTCACCCGATTGCCCCATCGCCCTTACAGCTGTGGCTACGTCTGCGTCGCGCGATGCGGAAAACGCCGACGAGTTCGCACGTATCCTGGCGGGGGAGGGCGTGCAGCTTTCCGTTATTCCCGGTACGCGCGAAGCGGCTCTTTCCTTCATGGGCGCCTCGTGTGATTTCGCGGGCGAGCGCTTGCTGGTGGTTGATTCTGGTGGTGGCTCAACGGAGGTCATCGCGGGCGTTGGCGGCGAAGATCCTCTGGTGGCGCACTCGTTCGACATTGGCTGCCGTCGCGTGACCGAACGCCTTCTGGCGGGCGATCCGCCTACCGGCGAAGAGCTGCAGGCGGCGCGCGAGCTGTGCCAGCGTAACTTCCAGCCCTTCTTCGACCGCCTTGCCGACAGGGGCTTCGTGCCCGAGCGCATGGTGGCCGTCGCGGGTACGGCTACATCGGTCGTTTCCGTGCATGAGGCTATGGACCCATACGATTCCTCGCGCGTGCATGGCTATTGCGTATCGCGTGATGTGCTGCAGGTGGAAACGCGCCGTCTTGCGGGCATGACGCTCGAACAGCGCCGCACGGTTACGGGCTTGCAGCCCGACCGCGCTCCCGTCATCGTGGCGGGCATGGAAATCCTTGGTCAGGTGCTTGATTGCTCGGGGCTGGGGTCGTTCACGGTGAGCGAGTCCGACATCCTGCAAGGCATCATCATGGCGGCATCTTCGGGGCGCATGTAGCCTATCTGCTATCATGTCCTAAGCCCAAAGGGCGTTCTCATAGGGGAGCGTGGCGGAATTGGCATACGCAGCGGACTTAAAATCCGCCGCCGCAAGGCTTGTGGGTTCGAACCCCACCGCTCCTACCACTTACTTGTGCGTTAACCCCACGCGGTGGGGTTCGAACCGATGAGGTGGAAACGCGTGAAGCGGGGGCCGCAGTGCGGCCCCCGTAGCGTTTCGGTCGAGCGCGTAAGCGCGAGACAATGATTTTCGCGAAGCGAAAATAAGGAACCCCACCGCTCCTACCACTTACCTGTGCGTAAACCCCATGCGGTGGGGTTCGAACCGATGAGGTGGAAACGCGTGAAGCGGGGGCCGCAGTGCGGCCCCCGTAGCGTTTCGGTCGAGCGCGAAAGCGCGAGACAATGATTTTCGCGAAGCGAAAATGGGGAACCCCACCGCTCTTACCACTTACCTGTGCGTTAACCCCACGCGGTGGGGTTCGAACCTGCGTTCATCCCAATCGTCTGTGGGGTTAATGCGCCGTATTCGTGCACATGTGGATATATGCATTGTTTTGTATCCTATAATGCATTTTACGGGTTAGGCGATGCATGGGCATCGAAGTATTCAAGTGCTTGTTCCTGCGCTCGCATTGCGCCTTAACGTGTTATTTGCAAGGTGAGGGGTCGGGCACCGCATACGCCCGAGGAAGAGTTTCGCATCGTGAAGCAGCAGCCATCCGTTCGCGAGTTCGACGAATTTCTCGCAACCGTCGATTACGAATCCACCACGTTCGGGGAATATCTCGATCATTACGCCGACCAGGTGGGGGATCTTGTGAATACCTTCATTCCCGAAGGCACCCATCCCGACATGAACCGGTATCTGTATGGTCCGCTTTCCCGCTACAGCGAGAACGGCGGTAAGCGTCACCGTCCGCTCATTTGCTTTGCCGCGTGTCGCGCCGTTGGGGGCGATGTGAAGCGCGCCGTAAGCGCGGCCGCCGCCATCGAGCATTTCCATACGGCCGCCCTCATTCACGACGATATCGCCGACGAGGCGGAACTGCGTCGTGGCGTGCCCTGCCTGCACCTTACCGAGGGCATGGGCCTGGCCATCAACGCGGGCGATTTGGGCCTTACGCTGGTCAATGGCACCGTTGCGTTTGATCCGAACCTCGACGATTCCACGAAGATCCGCCTCATCACCGAACTCACCGAGATGACGCGCCGCACCATCGAAGGCCAGGCGCTCGATATCGGTTGGGCGCGCGATGGTCGTTACGACATCACGCCAGAAGATTACCTGGTCATGGCTACGCATAAGACGGCGCATTATTCGGGTGCCGTGCCGCTGGCCATTGGCGCCATCGTGGGCGGTGGCTCCGAAGCCGAAATCGAAGGCCTGCGTAATTACGGCCTCGATACGGGCCTGGCCTTCCAGATTCAAGACGACCTGCTCAACCTCATTGGCAGCGAGGAATCCACCAAGAAGGACTTCCGCAACGACATCACCGAGGGCAAGCGCACGCTGTGCGTGGTGCATGCGCTCCAGAATTCTCCGAAGCGCGACAGGCTCGTGGAGATTCTCAGCTCGCACGAGAAGGACCCTGCCATCCTGGAGGAAGCCGCTCAGATCATGCAGGATTCCGGCAGCATCGATTACGCGCGTGCTTATGCGGAAAACCTCACGAGCATCGCGAAGAATCGTCTGCTCGAGATTCTTGGCCCTTCGTCGGCGCGCGATCTGCTCATTTCGATGGCCGACTGGTTCGTCAACCGTTTGAATTAGCCCCTTCGTTCATAGGGAACGTATGAAAGCACGCCCCAGGCATGTTCTTGGCATGTCTGGGGCGTTACAATGCGGGTATGGATACAATGCAAAAAAACGACACGGGCGCTGGTGTTCTCGACGTTCAGCAGAAGCTCGCGGAATTGAATTTTCTGGCAGATAGCCAGGTCACCGGTACATACGACGACGCCACTGGCGTCGCCGTTTCTGCGTTTTGCCAGGCCAATGGCCTGCCTGCTACTACCCAGGTGAACGAGAAGGTGTGGGCTGCGTTGCTCGACGCCACGTTCCATCTGGGCGATCGCACGCTGTACCTGCGCATGCCCTACTTCCACGGCAACGATGTCAAGCAGCTCCAGAATGCGCTGAATGCCCTGGGCTTTGCCTGCAACGACGATGGCATCTTTGGCGCATACACGGAACTCGCCCTGCGCAAGTTCCAGCTGAACATGGGCCTGCCCTCCGATGGCATCGCTGGCGCGTTCACGTATCGCGCCGTGCATAATCTGCATCATTCCTGGGAAGGCAAGCCTGGCCCCCAGGCGGCCGTGCATCTGGGCTTCGCCCGCGCTTCCGATGTGCTCGAGCGCAATGCGCTCTGCTTGTTCGGAACCGATTCGTTCACGCGTTCCGTAGCGGCGCGCATGTCGAACCTGGCCCTTGCCACGAATCCCGCATCGAAGATCGTGAGCGCCGATTCCCTGCTCGTTGCCCCCGATGAGGACATGCTCCTCGTGCAAATCGTGGTGGGGCAGGAAGGCGCCCAGCAGAGCGTCCCCTTCGTTACGTTTGACGAAGAGGAAACGCTTGGCCTGCGTTTGCGCACCGCCATGGGCGCTGCCACGCAGACGCCGCCGCGCATCGCCATCAGCCTGCCCTCTGCGCAGTGGCAGGATGCTGGCGAAGGCCGCTCTGCGCAGCACTATGCCATCGCCCTGCTTGATGCCATTTGCGCTGCGCTTTCCCTTGAAACCGAGTAATAAACGCAGGAAGAAGGACGGAATGGAAGCTTCCGCGATTATATTGGCCGCGGGTGAAGGCACCCGCATGAAGTCGCGTCACCCCAAGGTAAGCCACAAGCTCCTGGGGCGCCCGCTGGTGCGTTGGGTCGTCGAGGCCGCGCACGATGCCGGCATTGGCCGCATCGTTACCGTGCTGGGTCATGCGCGCGAGGTTGTCGAGTCCATCGTGGCCGACACCAATATCGTCATTCAGCAGGAACAGCGTGGTACGGCCGATGCCGTTATGGCCTGCGCTTCGGAATTCCAGGGCGTCACCGGCTCGCTGCTGGTGCTTTCGGGCGACAGCCCGCTCATCACGCCCGAAACGCTTTCCGCTTTGGTTGCTGCACGCGAGCAAGACGATGCTGGCGTCGTGGTTCTTACCATGCAGCCTGCCGACCCTACGGGGTACGGTCGCATCGTGCGTGATGCTGCGGGTCAGGTAGAGCGCATTGTCGAGCAGAAGGATTGCACGCCCGAAGAGGCGCTTATCGGCGAATGCAACTCGGGCTTCTACTGCTTCGATGCGCAGCTGCTGTTCCAGGCGCTTTCCAAGGTGGGCACCAACAACGCCCAAGGCGAGTTCTATCTTACCGACGTTATCGAGATCGCCCGTAACGAAGGCCGTTCTGTTCTGGGCTTCTGCGCGGCCGATTCCAACGAGTGCCTGGGCATCAATACGCGCGTACAGCTGGCGCAGGCGTCGCAGGTCATGCAGCGTCGCATCAACGAGCGCCATATGCTGGCGGGCGTTACCATGACCGATCCTTCCACCGTGTGGATTGGCCCCGATGTAAAGCTTGCCCAGGACGTCGAGATTCTTCCCATGACCACGCTTCTTGGCGCGGTCGAGGTTGGCCCCGACACGGTTCTGGGCCCGAATACGCGCCTCACCGATACCACCGTTGGCGCTGGCTGCGTCATCGATGAGACGGTTGCCGTGGAAACGGTTATCGACGACGGTTGCACGTGCGGGCCGCGCGCGTACCTGCGCCCCGGCACGCATTTGTGCGAAGGTGCCAAGGCTGGTACGCACGTCGAAATCAAGAAATCCACCATTGGCCCTGGCAGCAAGGTTCCGCACCTGAGCTACATCGGCGACACCACCATGGCCGGCGGCGTGAACATTGGCGCTGGCTCCATTACCTGCAATTACGACGGCGAGCGCAAGTGGCCCACCGTTATCGGCGAGAATGCGTTCGTGGGTAGCGACACTATGATGGTGGCCCCCGTTACCATCGGTTCGCATGCGCTCGTGGGCGCTGGTTCGGTCATCACCGAAGACGTGCCCGATTGCGCGCTGGCCTTGGGCCGCGCCCGCCAGGTCGTGAAGGAACAATATCGTGCTCCCAAGCAGGAGCAATAGTAATAGCATCATTAGCTATGGGGAAGGTTGAAGCAATGGCTAACATCATCGACATGAAAAAGCAGATGAAGCTCTTCTCGGGGTCGGTGAATCGCGAGCTTGCCGAGCAGATCGCCAACGAGCTCAAGATGGACCTCGGCAACGTGAAGCTCGA
This genomic stretch from Denitrobacterium detoxificans harbors:
- the moaA gene encoding GTP 3',8-cyclase MoaA; this encodes MKDNHGRTIDYLRVSLTDRCNLRCIYCMPAEGIAQVPHDEILRYNEIVELVEAAAQLGIKRVRLTGGEPLVRKGVVDLVRDICAIPGIKDVSLTTNGILLGRMAEDLRAAGLGRVNISLDTLDEETYRRVTRGGNIHQVLEGIDAALRVGFNPVKVNAVAVRSMNQDYFAFARMSVDRPLHMRFIEYMPVGDSAGSCGSGWGPEDVVSVDEIRESINAAAIDAGMEPLRPVEDSSKPEGGGPARYWEFPGAKGTVGFISPLSRHFCGDCNRLRLTSTGGIRPCLFSDEEYNVRDAVRYGTKDDVRSVLMQALGAKPEEHHEGDHARATEKNMNAIGG
- the moaC gene encoding cyclic pyranopterin monophosphate synthase MoaC, producing the protein MELTHIDEQGQVRMVDVSEKPDTVRIAVAEGFISMKPETLELIVEGKAAKGDVLACARVAGIMAGKQTSSIIPMCHPLLITKSKVECTPVRAGERADGRVGIHITSTFGVTGKTGIEMEALTAASVACLTVYDMCKAVDRGMEIMDVRLLKKDGGKSGLWERA
- a CDS encoding YebC/PmpR family DNA-binding transcriptional regulator; translated protein: MSGHSKWATTKHRKAAQDAKRSALFGKLSRNITVAAKEGGDPNPDNNASLAAAIEKAKGYSLPKDKIKTAIDKAFGTGKDAASYESVIYEGYGPAGIAIYCEALTDNRNRTAADVRSAFTHAGGNLGTSGSVAFMFERKGQIMVPKEIEGGKKEGMKPNGTAGDEEEFMMTVDEAGGKDYEDADDQWIVYTAPSDLMAVKKALEAAGVETQGAEFIMEPTTPTQVSASDAKKVMRLVDRLEELEDLQSVYHTMDITDEIAAALEEE
- a CDS encoding FtsB family cell division protein; this encodes MSSQAHIVDFETAKSASRARRGYKSSVAANSGARARFVSGEDYRASAEERLQARMSARGGKSASRSAHRSASRRSQEASEPAQTHPKQSAFQKHRHDARKKKASRAFDRFVQDQPATPTESGPRAAVYRGQMGSTHRKSARMQNERSSMQRANSASARKASHKVRMAVAVPLTVVACVVACAAFLYAPARDYYTAVRDQAKMEAEYVIVTQENEELQSDVANLSTDEGMEDAARQGYGMVREGETSVRVSGLSSDSASIDVSSLTPSSDIKAPDTWYSGVLDVLFGYSG
- a CDS encoding exopolyphosphatase; translated protein: MGRYAAIDIGTVTCRLFIADVDEGGLHELVRRSSIVNLGEGVDATGVLKPQAMERVRACVAQYQEIIESYASPDCPIALTAVATSASRDAENADEFARILAGEGVQLSVIPGTREAALSFMGASCDFAGERLLVVDSGGGSTEVIAGVGGEDPLVAHSFDIGCRRVTERLLAGDPPTGEELQAARELCQRNFQPFFDRLADRGFVPERMVAVAGTATSVVSVHEAMDPYDSSRVHGYCVSRDVLQVETRRLAGMTLEQRRTVTGLQPDRAPVIVAGMEILGQVLDCSGLGSFTVSESDILQGIIMAASSGRM
- a CDS encoding polyprenyl synthetase family protein encodes the protein MRGRAPHTPEEEFRIVKQQPSVREFDEFLATVDYESTTFGEYLDHYADQVGDLVNTFIPEGTHPDMNRYLYGPLSRYSENGGKRHRPLICFAACRAVGGDVKRAVSAAAAIEHFHTAALIHDDIADEAELRRGVPCLHLTEGMGLAINAGDLGLTLVNGTVAFDPNLDDSTKIRLITELTEMTRRTIEGQALDIGWARDGRYDITPEDYLVMATHKTAHYSGAVPLAIGAIVGGGSEAEIEGLRNYGLDTGLAFQIQDDLLNLIGSEESTKKDFRNDITEGKRTLCVVHALQNSPKRDRLVEILSSHEKDPAILEEAAQIMQDSGSIDYARAYAENLTSIAKNRLLEILGPSSARDLLISMADWFVNRLN
- a CDS encoding peptidoglycan-binding domain-containing protein; the protein is MQKNDTGAGVLDVQQKLAELNFLADSQVTGTYDDATGVAVSAFCQANGLPATTQVNEKVWAALLDATFHLGDRTLYLRMPYFHGNDVKQLQNALNALGFACNDDGIFGAYTELALRKFQLNMGLPSDGIAGAFTYRAVHNLHHSWEGKPGPQAAVHLGFARASDVLERNALCLFGTDSFTRSVAARMSNLALATNPASKIVSADSLLVAPDEDMLLVQIVVGQEGAQQSVPFVTFDEEETLGLRLRTAMGAATQTPPRIAISLPSAQWQDAGEGRSAQHYAIALLDAICAALSLETE
- the glmU gene encoding bifunctional UDP-N-acetylglucosamine diphosphorylase/glucosamine-1-phosphate N-acetyltransferase GlmU; amino-acid sequence: MEASAIILAAGEGTRMKSRHPKVSHKLLGRPLVRWVVEAAHDAGIGRIVTVLGHAREVVESIVADTNIVIQQEQRGTADAVMACASEFQGVTGSLLVLSGDSPLITPETLSALVAAREQDDAGVVVLTMQPADPTGYGRIVRDAAGQVERIVEQKDCTPEEALIGECNSGFYCFDAQLLFQALSKVGTNNAQGEFYLTDVIEIARNEGRSVLGFCAADSNECLGINTRVQLAQASQVMQRRINERHMLAGVTMTDPSTVWIGPDVKLAQDVEILPMTTLLGAVEVGPDTVLGPNTRLTDTTVGAGCVIDETVAVETVIDDGCTCGPRAYLRPGTHLCEGAKAGTHVEIKKSTIGPGSKVPHLSYIGDTTMAGGVNIGAGSITCNYDGERKWPTVIGENAFVGSDTMMVAPVTIGSHALVGAGSVITEDVPDCALALGRARQVVKEQYRAPKQEQ